The Streptomyces sp. NBC_00335 DNA window GCACAGGGCGCTCAACCTGCCCATGACCTGCAGCCTCTAGGGTGGCCCTCATGGAGTCTTACACGATGGGGCAGGCCGCCGAGCTGCTGGCCGTGAGCGTGGACACGGTGCGGCGGTGGGCGGACGCGGACCGCTTCCCGACCCACCGGCAGGGCAACCGGCGCATCGTGGAGGGGCCCGACCTCGCCGCGTTCTGCGTGGAGGTCGCCCGGGAAGGCGCCGAGGGCGAGGACACCCCGCACACCTCGGCGCGCAACGCGTTCCCGGGGATCGTGACCGCGATCAAACTGGGCGAGGTCTCGGCGCAGGTGGAGGTCCAGGCGGGGCCGCACCGGGTGGTGTCGCTGCTGACCCGGGAGGCCGTCGAGGAACTCGGCCTGGAGCCGGGCGTCACGGTCACCGCACGGGTCAAGTCGACCAGCGTGCACGTCGAGCGCGGCTGAACGGCCTTGGAGTGGGGGACGGGCCTGGCCGGCCTGGCCACCGGCCTGCTGATCGCGGTGATCACCGCACCGGTCGGCGTCTCCGGGGCGGTGTTCCTGCTGCCCGTGCAGCTGAGCGTGTTCGCGGTCCCGAGTCCGGCGGTCACACCGACCAACCTGCTCTACAACGTCGTCGCCGGCCCCGGCGCGCTCCTGCGCCACCATCGCACCGGCACCCTGCACGGGCCACTGGTCCGCAGGCTGGTCCTGGGAACCCTGCCCGGCGTGGTCATCGGCGCCGTCGTCCGGGTGTTCGCGATCCCGGGCCCGGTGGTCTTCAAGGCCCTGATGGCGGCCTTCCTGCTGCCGCTCGGACTGTGGCTGGTCATCCGCACGCTCCTGCCGTCCCGGCGGTCCGGACGGGCCCGTGAGGAGCTGTCCCCGCGCGCGGTGACCGGCCTGGCCCTGGGTGTCGGAGTGGTCGGCGGGATCTACGGCATCGGTGGCGGCTCCCTCCTGGGCCCCGTCCTCGTCGGCCGCGGCACGCCCGTCGCCCAGGTGGCCCCGGCGGCCCTGGCCTCCACCTTCGCCACCTCGGTGGTCGGGGCCGCCACCTACGCGCTGCTGGCGCTCTCCGGGCCGGGCAGCATCGCGCCGGACTGGTTCCTGGGCCTGTCCTGCGGCGCGGGCGGACTCATCGGCGGCTACCTCGGCGCCCGCCTCCAGCCCCACCTCCCCGAGAAGGCCCTCCGGCTCCTGCTGGGCACCCTGGCCACCGGCGTCGGCACCCTCTACGCCGCCCAGTCCATCGCCTGAGGCTCTTGTCCGAGCCACGGACGGTGACAACGCCTCAGGAGACGGCAACCACGCCTCAGGCGCGCCGGATCCGCCAGAGCCATCCCGTCGTACCGGCCAGCAGAGCGAGCGTCGCCAGGTTTGCCAGGTTGGCCGCGGTGTCGCTCGGCGGTGCGGCGAGGAACAACTTGCAGAGGCCGATGGCGAGGGTCGGCAGGACGGCGGTGAGCAGAACGCCGGTCGTCTTCTGCGTCGAGGTCCAGTGCACCGAGGTGCACAGGAGCACCGCGCCGATGACGCGGAACAACGTGCTCAAGAACGCCGTGACGTCGCTGTAGGGGAGGACCGCGGCGACGAGGAAGGGGACTGTGAGCATCAGGAGGGGGGCCAGGGGGTGCACCTTGCCCCGCCGGACGGGTGCGCCGGCGCCGCTCTCGGCCGGGGACCCGACGACCCCGTCGCCGGCCTCGGCCAGTGCCGTCGCCGCGATCGTACGGGGATCCCCCAGCTCCGCGAGAACCTCGCCGATCGTGACGTGGGGACGTTCGGCGCGGGTCACCTCGATGTGTTCGGCGAGATCGGCGAGGAGTTCCCGGCGACGGTCGGCGGGCAGTGCGGAGGCCTCGCGCTCGACGGCGGAGAGGTAGTCGCTTACGGGGTCGGCCGAGGTCTTCATGCGGGATCTCCGGTGGCGGGGTGCGGGATGGTGAGGAAGTCGTCGACGGCGTCGCGGAAGCCGGGCCAGACGCGGGTGAACTCGTCCAGCGCGGCGCGGCCGCTGTCGGTGAGCGCGTAGTAGCGACGGGGCGGTCCGGAGGCGGACTCCTGCCAGGTCGTGGTGACCAGGTCGTCGCGGCGCAGCCGGGAGAGCAGCGGGTAGACCGTGCCCTGGCTGGTGGCGAGGGTGCCGGAGTCCTCCAGGGCTTGGAGGAGCTCCACGCCGTAGCGGGGGCGGTCCCGCATCAGGGCGAGGACGCAGTACTCCAGGACCCCCTTGCGCAGCTGGGCGGCTGCCCGGGCCTGCTTGGTCGAATCACCTGGTTCCATGCGATGCAAGATACCTGGTGAGGCAACCAGGTGGGAAGAGGGGGTGTGGACCCGGCACGGATGCGTGACCTCGCCGGATTCGCGTGACTGATACTTGATCGCGGACGGGGGGAAGCACGGCTGTGGGGCGACCGGTGAAGGGCTGGTTCCACTGCCAGGTCAAAGGGTGTGGGTGATCGCATGGGCTCGCTGGTGGCGTCGGAAGCCGTCGTGGAGCGCGGGGACAGGTTCGACTGGTTCTGCGAGACGGTGTCCAGCGACGTGATGCCGGTCATGCTCAGCACCCCGCACACGGCCGACTTCCGCGCGAAGATCACGGACCTGGACCTCGGCGTGGTGCGGTTGTCCTCCCTGGCGTGCTCACCGGTGCTCTCGCGCCGTACCTCGGCCCACGTACGGCGCGGCGATCCGGAGCACTTCCAACTGGCCCTCGTGACGCAGGGCCGTGTCCGGATCTCTCAGCGGGGCAGCGATTCGGTGGTCTCCGGGGGGCTCGTGCTCACCGACACCTCACGGCCGAGCTCGGGGGCCTGCGAAGGCGGGCAGGTGGAGACGATCGTGCTGCAGATCCCCCGCCCGGCCCTGGCGCTGCGCCCGAACCGGGTGGACCGCCTCCTCGCACAGAACCTGGCCGCGGACACCGGGTCGGGGGCGATCCTTGCCGACTTCCTGAAAACGTTGCTCACACACGGTTCGCCCTGCCGCCCGGAGGAACTGCACGGGATGGGGGCCATTGCCCTCGGTCTGGCCACCGCGTGCCTCGCGCGACAACTGGGGGACCTGGCCGAGGCGCCCGCCGAGGTCCGCACCCAGGAGACCCTGCAGCGGATCCACCGATTCATCGAGAACAACCTCGGCGACCCCGGCCTGACTCCTCAGGCGATCGCGGACCGGCACAACATGTCCCTGCGGGGTCTGCACGCTCTCTTCGCGGGCCAGGACCTGAGCATCACGGCTCGCATACGCGAAAGCCGGCTACAGCGAGCCCACGCCGACCTCGCCCGTGCGGAACTGCGCGCTCAGCCCGTCCAAGTGATCGCCGCCCGCTGGGGATTCTCCAGCGCCACCGCGTTCAGCCGGGCATTTCGCGAAGCCTACGGAACCACCCCCACCGAACACCGGGCGTCATCGCCGTCCACCCCGGGACAGGCACTCCCGGCACCGGCCGGGCGGGCCGCTCCGCGCGGATGTTAGCTTCCTCCCCGTGGCGGATCATCAAGAGCAGACCAGGGTGGCCTACGACGGCATCGTCGAGCTGTACGCGTCCATGTTCGCCGACCGGCTGGAGACGCAGCCCTTCGCGCGAGCCATGATCACCACCTTCGCCGAGCTGGTGCGGGGCACGGGGAACCCGCGAACGGCCGACGTCGGGTGCGGTCCCGGACACCTGACGGCCATGCTGCACGACCTGGGACTGGACGCCTTCGGGCTCGACCTCTCCCCGGCCATGGTCGACCACGCCCGCCGGGCCCATCCGGCGCTGCGGTTCGACGAGGCGCGCATGGAGGCCCTCCCCATCGAGGACGGCGCGCTCGGCGGCGTACTGGCCCACTACTCGATGATCCACACCCCGCCCGGGGAACTGCCCGCGCTGCTCGCCGAGCAGGTCCGCGTCCTCGCACCGGGGGGCCTGCTCCTGGTCTCGTTCTTCGGGACCGACGGACCGGATCCGGTCCCCTTCGACCACAAGGTGGCGCCCGCCTACAGCTGGCCGGCGGACCGGCTCGCCGAGTTGCTGACCGCAGCCGGCCTCGTCCCCTTCGCCAGGCTGCTCCACGACCCGGCCTCCGAGCGCGGCTTCCTCGACGCTCACCTGCTGGCCCGCAACCCCCGTCCGTAGCCGCTGAAACCGCGCCGCGAGCCGCGCCGTGAATCGCTCCGTGCATCGCGCCGTGAGTCCCATCACGCCGGCACCGTCCTGTGCACGCGTTTCCCGGTGTTAAGGTTTTGTCTGATCGATCTCGATCACAGGATTGTTACTCCCCGAGGACGTCACCTTCGTCGCCACCCGCGACGTCAAGGCGGTGGACCGCTTGAGGGGAGGCAAGGCCTGGGTAGCGCCGTGTGCGCGACCCGGGCCTTTTTTGTTGCCCGGATCCGGGCGTGAGAGATCGCGGACCGAAGCAGGATGGCCAGCGCCCCAGGATGCAAGGACGCATCATGAACACACCCGTAGCCGGACCCGGCACGCTCGCGGAGCAGATCCTCCGCGGCGTCGGCGGAGCCGAGAACATCGAGAGCCTCACGCACTGCGCGACGAGGCTGCGCTTCCAGCTCCACGACGGGGCGAAGGCCGACGCGGCCGCGCTCGATGGCCTCGACGGCGTCATGGCCACCGTGCCGCAGTCCGGTGACCGCCTCCAGATCGTGATCGGCGGAGCCGTCGCACGCGTCTACTCGGAGATCATGAACCTGCCGTCGATGAGCGGCGGCGCCGCGCCCGGCCCGAAGTCCGACGCGGACGTCAAGGCCGCGATGCGGGCCAAGAGCCGCGGCCGCTACGCCTGGGTCGACAACTTCTTCGAGTACCTGTCCGACTCGTTCCGCCCGCTCATGGGCGTCCTGCTGGGCTCCTCGCTCATCATCGCGATCGCCTCCGTCCTCGACGCCCTCGGCTTCGTCGACTTCCGCGCCGCGGACAAGTCCGCCACCTGGGTCTTCGTCGACGCCATGTGGCGCTCGGTGCTGTACTTCCTGCCGATCATGGTCGCCTACAACGCGGCCAAGAAGCTGAAGATCGACCCCTGGGTGGGCGCCGCGGTGATGGCCGCGGTGATGACCCCGAACTTCACCGGCATGCTCAACCCGAAGTCCGGCATCCCCGGCATCACCTGCACCACCAACGGGACCCTGGGTACCCAGGAGTGCGTGGCGCACGTCTTCGGACTGCCGATGCAGCTGAACGACTACGGCGGCCAGGTCTTCGTGCCGCTGCTGATGGTCGCCCTGCTCGCCCTGGTCTACAAGGGCCTGCAGCGCATCTTCCCGGAGGCCGTCCACCTGGTCTTCGTGCCGTTCTTCAGCATGCTGATCATGATCCCGATCACCGCCTTCCTCATCGGCCCGCTGGGCGTCTGGGCCGGCAACGGCCTCGGTGAGGGCCTGTCCTGGCTGAACGGCAACGCCCCGATCGTCTTCGCGATCCTCATCCCGCTGCTCTACCCGTTCCTGGTGCCGCTGGGCCTGCACTGGCCGCTGAACGCGCTGATGCTCGTGAACATCAACACCCTCGGCTACGACTTCATCCAGGGCCCGATGGGCGCATGGAACTTCGCCTGCTTCGGCGCCACCGCCGGTGTCCTGCTGCTCTCGCTGCGCCACCGCGAGAAGGAGATGCGCCAGACCGCCACCGGCGCCCTGGCCGCGGGTCTGCTCGGCGGCATCTCCGAGCCCTCGCTGTACGGCATCCACCTGCGGTTCAAGCGGATCTACCCGCGCATGCTCGTCGGCTGCCTCGTGGGCGGCGTGATCGTGGGCGTCCTGGGCGGCGTGGACACCAAGGCCTTCGCCTTCACCTCCCTGCTGACCATCCCGGTCTTCTCCCCGATGGCCACCTACGGCATCGCCATCACGGCCGCCTTCTTCGTCTCGATGGCGCTCGTGTACTTCTCCGACTTCCGCACCCCGGAGGACCGCGTCCAGGCCAACGCCGACCGCGACGCCGCCGAGGCCGCCTCCCACGGGGAGACCGCGGCAGCCGATGACCGCGAGCTCGTCACCGTCGGCGCCGCCACGGCCGCCGCGGGCGCGTCCACCGGCTCCGCCACCGCATCCGCGACCGGCTCCGTCTCCGCGTCCGCCACCGCCGCCGGTGCCCCCGCCTCCACCCCCGCCCGGGGCACCGAGCTCGCCGCGCCCGTCGCGGGCCGTGTGGTCGGCCTCGACGAGGTCGGGGACCCCGTCTTCGCCTCCCGCGCGCTCGGCGAAGGCGTGGGCATCGAGCCGGCCGACGGCCGCATCGTCGCCCCGGTCGACGGAGAGCTGATCATCGTCGCCGCCACCGGCCACGCCTTCGGCATCCGTACCGCCGACGGCATCGAGGTCCTCATCCACATCGGCATCGACACGGTGAAGATGCGCGGGGAAGGCTTCGACGTCCGCGTCGAGGCGGGTCGGCAGGTCTCCGTCGGCGACCTCCTCGCCGAGGTCGACCTCGACGCCGTGCGCGCGGCGGAGCACCCGACCGTCACCCTCATGACCGTCACCAACACCGCCGACCTCACCTCGGTCGAGCCGCACACCGGGCAGACCGTCGCCGCCGGTGCCCCCGTGGTGACCGTACGGCGGTAACGACCGTCATCGTTCCGACGCGGGCGCGCCACCTCCCGGGGGGCGCACCCGCGTCGGAACGGTTCGGGGGAGAGGGTGGCGCATGCGTGCCAGACAATGCGGGATCATTGGGCAGAACCGGACCGCGAACCGGACCGCGAACCAGAAGGAGAGCAGGCGTTGAAGGCGCTGCGTGTCCTCAACAACAACGTGGTTCTCGCGCGCGACGACAAGGGCCAGGAAGTCATCCTCACCGGTCGCGGCATCGGGTTCAGCTCCCGCCAGGGCAAGCCGGTCGACCCCGCGCTGATCGTGCGCGTCTTCGTCCCGGCGGACGGCCGCGACCCCGATCACCTGAGCGAGGTCCTCGCCCTCATCGACGAGGAGGTCCTGCGGGCCGTCGTCATCGCGCTCGACGAAGCGGGCATCGAGGGGCGCGAGTCCACCCGGCCGACCCTCGCCATCGCCGTCGCCGACCACGTGGCCGGCGCCCTGGACCGGGCCGCGCGCGGCATCGTCATCGAGTACCCGCTGCGCGCGGAGGTCCAGGCCCTGTACGCCTCCGAGTACGCCCAGGCGCAGCGGCTGCTGGACGCGATCAACGAGCGCCTGGACCCGCGCCTGGGGGACTCCGAGGCGATCGCGCTCGCGTTGCACCTGGTCAACGCGGGCTTCGCGACGGGCGACCTGTCCTTCACGTACACGATGACCGGGGTCATCCAGCAGATGCTCGCCGTCGTGCGGGAGCGGTACGGGCTGTCCGTGTCCCAGGAGTCCATGAGCGCGGCGCGGTTCATCACCCACGTGCGCTACCTCTTCGTGCGCATCCAGCAGCACCGGCAGCTGAAGGGGCACGAGACCACGATCGGCGAGGGCATCCGCCGGCACTACCCGGAGGCGACCCGCACCGCGCAGCAGTTGGCGACGATCGTCGAGCTGCGTCTGGGCGAGCACCTGAGCGAGGACGAGGTCTCCTACCTGGCACTCCACGTGGCCCGCATGACCACGGAGCCGGACGGCACCGCCGCGTAGGCGGGCCGGCGGGGGAGCCAGTGGTACGGGACGCGGATCCGCCGGCGCACCTCAGCCCGGCGGCGCGACGAGGCCGAACTCGTAGGCGAGGATCACCAGGTGGACCCGGTCGCGGGCGTCGAGTTTGGTGAAGAGCCGTGCGAGGTGGGCCTTCGCGGTGGCGACGCTGATGGTGAGCTCCCCGGCGATCTCCGCATTCGACAGACCGCGGCCGACAAGGGTCAGGACCTCGCGCTCCCGGGCCGTGACGCCGCCCGCGACCACCCGGCGGGCTTCCGGCCGGACATCGGGGGAAGGGGCGGGACGCGCCGCGAACTCCTCGATGAGACGGCGCGTGACGCCCGGCGCGATGAGGGCGTCCCCGGCGGCGACGACCCGGACCCCGTCCAGGATGGACTCCAGCGGCATGTCCTTGACGAGGAAGCCGCTCGCGCCGGCGCGGAGCGCACCGTAGACGTACTCGTCGTCGTCGAAGGTGGTGAGGACCAGGACGCGGGTCGTCGACCGCGGATCCGCGTCGATCCGGCGGGTGGCCTCGATCCCGTCCGTGCCGGGCATCCGGATATCCATGATGGCCACGTCCGGCCGCAGCCGTGCCACCAGCTCCACGGCGTCGGCGCCGTTCCCGGCCTCCCCGACCACCTCCAGGTCGGGGGTGTCGGCGATGAGGACGCGCAGCCCCGTACGGATCAGCGGTTGGTCGTCGATCAGCACGACACGGATCAACGCCCCGCCTCCTGCGGTATCGGCAGCACGGCCGCCACCCGGAAGCCGCCGTCCGGGAGCGGCCCGGCGCTGAACTCGCCGTGCAGCAGCCCGACGCGCTCCCGCATGCCGACGATGCCGTACCCGGACCCGCCGACGCTGCCCCCGCGGCCGAGGTCGACGACCTCGACGGCCA harbors:
- a CDS encoding TOBE domain-containing protein; the encoded protein is MESYTMGQAAELLAVSVDTVRRWADADRFPTHRQGNRRIVEGPDLAAFCVEVAREGAEGEDTPHTSARNAFPGIVTAIKLGEVSAQVEVQAGPHRVVSLLTREAVEELGLEPGVTVTARVKSTSVHVERG
- a CDS encoding sulfite exporter TauE/SafE family protein → MEWGTGLAGLATGLLIAVITAPVGVSGAVFLLPVQLSVFAVPSPAVTPTNLLYNVVAGPGALLRHHRTGTLHGPLVRRLVLGTLPGVVIGAVVRVFAIPGPVVFKALMAAFLLPLGLWLVIRTLLPSRRSGRAREELSPRAVTGLALGVGVVGGIYGIGGGSLLGPVLVGRGTPVAQVAPAALASTFATSVVGAATYALLALSGPGSIAPDWFLGLSCGAGGLIGGYLGARLQPHLPEKALRLLLGTLATGVGTLYAAQSIA
- a CDS encoding HAAS signaling domain-containing protein yields the protein MKTSADPVSDYLSAVEREASALPADRRRELLADLAEHIEVTRAERPHVTIGEVLAELGDPRTIAATALAEAGDGVVGSPAESGAGAPVRRGKVHPLAPLLMLTVPFLVAAVLPYSDVTAFLSTLFRVIGAVLLCTSVHWTSTQKTTGVLLTAVLPTLAIGLCKLFLAAPPSDTAANLANLATLALLAGTTGWLWRIRRA
- a CDS encoding PadR family transcriptional regulator, translated to MEPGDSTKQARAAAQLRKGVLEYCVLALMRDRPRYGVELLQALEDSGTLATSQGTVYPLLSRLRRDDLVTTTWQESASGPPRRYYALTDSGRAALDEFTRVWPGFRDAVDDFLTIPHPATGDPA
- a CDS encoding helix-turn-helix domain-containing protein, with the protein product MGDRMGSLVASEAVVERGDRFDWFCETVSSDVMPVMLSTPHTADFRAKITDLDLGVVRLSSLACSPVLSRRTSAHVRRGDPEHFQLALVTQGRVRISQRGSDSVVSGGLVLTDTSRPSSGACEGGQVETIVLQIPRPALALRPNRVDRLLAQNLAADTGSGAILADFLKTLLTHGSPCRPEELHGMGAIALGLATACLARQLGDLAEAPAEVRTQETLQRIHRFIENNLGDPGLTPQAIADRHNMSLRGLHALFAGQDLSITARIRESRLQRAHADLARAELRAQPVQVIAARWGFSSATAFSRAFREAYGTTPTEHRASSPSTPGQALPAPAGRAAPRGC
- a CDS encoding class I SAM-dependent methyltransferase, which gives rise to MADHQEQTRVAYDGIVELYASMFADRLETQPFARAMITTFAELVRGTGNPRTADVGCGPGHLTAMLHDLGLDAFGLDLSPAMVDHARRAHPALRFDEARMEALPIEDGALGGVLAHYSMIHTPPGELPALLAEQVRVLAPGGLLLVSFFGTDGPDPVPFDHKVAPAYSWPADRLAELLTAAGLVPFARLLHDPASERGFLDAHLLARNPRP
- a CDS encoding glucose PTS transporter subunit IIA; its protein translation is MNTPVAGPGTLAEQILRGVGGAENIESLTHCATRLRFQLHDGAKADAAALDGLDGVMATVPQSGDRLQIVIGGAVARVYSEIMNLPSMSGGAAPGPKSDADVKAAMRAKSRGRYAWVDNFFEYLSDSFRPLMGVLLGSSLIIAIASVLDALGFVDFRAADKSATWVFVDAMWRSVLYFLPIMVAYNAAKKLKIDPWVGAAVMAAVMTPNFTGMLNPKSGIPGITCTTNGTLGTQECVAHVFGLPMQLNDYGGQVFVPLLMVALLALVYKGLQRIFPEAVHLVFVPFFSMLIMIPITAFLIGPLGVWAGNGLGEGLSWLNGNAPIVFAILIPLLYPFLVPLGLHWPLNALMLVNINTLGYDFIQGPMGAWNFACFGATAGVLLLSLRHREKEMRQTATGALAAGLLGGISEPSLYGIHLRFKRIYPRMLVGCLVGGVIVGVLGGVDTKAFAFTSLLTIPVFSPMATYGIAITAAFFVSMALVYFSDFRTPEDRVQANADRDAAEAASHGETAAADDRELVTVGAATAAAGASTGSATASATGSVSASATAAGAPASTPARGTELAAPVAGRVVGLDEVGDPVFASRALGEGVGIEPADGRIVAPVDGELIIVAATGHAFGIRTADGIEVLIHIGIDTVKMRGEGFDVRVEAGRQVSVGDLLAEVDLDAVRAAEHPTVTLMTVTNTADLTSVEPHTGQTVAAGAPVVTVRR
- a CDS encoding PRD domain-containing protein → MKALRVLNNNVVLARDDKGQEVILTGRGIGFSSRQGKPVDPALIVRVFVPADGRDPDHLSEVLALIDEEVLRAVVIALDEAGIEGRESTRPTLAIAVADHVAGALDRAARGIVIEYPLRAEVQALYASEYAQAQRLLDAINERLDPRLGDSEAIALALHLVNAGFATGDLSFTYTMTGVIQQMLAVVRERYGLSVSQESMSAARFITHVRYLFVRIQQHRQLKGHETTIGEGIRRHYPEATRTAQQLATIVELRLGEHLSEDEVSYLALHVARMTTEPDGTAA
- a CDS encoding response regulator — encoded protein: MIRVVLIDDQPLIRTGLRVLIADTPDLEVVGEAGNGADAVELVARLRPDVAIMDIRMPGTDGIEATRRIDADPRSTTRVLVLTTFDDDEYVYGALRAGASGFLVKDMPLESILDGVRVVAAGDALIAPGVTRRLIEEFAARPAPSPDVRPEARRVVAGGVTAREREVLTLVGRGLSNAEIAGELTISVATAKAHLARLFTKLDARDRVHLVILAYEFGLVAPPG